One genomic region from Shewanella aestuarii encodes:
- a CDS encoding manganese-dependent inorganic pyrophosphatase yields the protein MSMYVVGHKIPDSDSICGAIALAYLKNQIGEPAIAARLGELSPETAFILDKFGFDAPEFKTSYAGENVYIVDHSEITQAPDDIAEATIVGIVDHHKLGDLTTSTPLECWIRPVGCSNTVIKMMYDFYQVEIPANIAGIMMCAILSDTVIFKSPTCTTADIRCVEVLAEIAGIEDFKALGMEMFKVKSAVEGTPARDLVMRDFKDFNMNGNLVGIGQLEVIDLSVFDAIKADLEADIAALKVEGNRHSVLLLLTDIMKEGSEMLVVSDDAELTQKAYGKATVDGRVWLDGVLSRKKQVVPALQDAFA from the coding sequence ATGTCAATGTATGTAGTGGGTCACAAGATCCCTGATTCAGATTCAATTTGCGGTGCAATCGCATTAGCTTACTTAAAAAATCAAATTGGCGAGCCAGCAATTGCTGCACGTTTAGGTGAATTATCACCCGAAACCGCGTTCATTTTAGACAAGTTTGGTTTTGATGCACCAGAGTTCAAAACAAGCTACGCGGGTGAAAATGTTTATATTGTTGACCATTCTGAAATTACCCAAGCACCGGATGATATTGCCGAGGCGACTATCGTAGGGATTGTTGATCACCACAAACTCGGTGATTTAACCACATCAACACCATTGGAATGCTGGATCCGTCCTGTGGGTTGTAGTAACACAGTGATCAAGATGATGTACGATTTCTACCAAGTGGAAATCCCAGCAAACATCGCAGGTATCATGATGTGCGCCATTTTAAGTGACACGGTTATCTTTAAATCCCCCACCTGCACCACCGCAGATATTCGCTGCGTTGAAGTATTAGCTGAAATCGCCGGCATTGAAGATTTTAAAGCCTTGGGCATGGAAATGTTCAAAGTCAAATCAGCCGTTGAGGGTACGCCAGCACGTGATTTAGTGATGCGTGATTTTAAAGACTTCAATATGAACGGTAACTTAGTAGGTATTGGCCAGTTAGAAGTTATCGACTTATCAGTATTTGATGCCATTAAAGCTGATTTAGAAGCCGATATTGCAGCACTAAAAGTTGAAGGTAATCGCCATAGCGTATTGCTACTGCTTACCGATATCATGAAAGAAGGCTCTGAAATGTTAGTGGTATCTGATGATGCCGAGCTAACCCAAAAAGCCTATGGCAAAGCAACTGTTGATGGCCGTGTATGGTTAGATGGCGTGTTAAGCCGTAAAAAGCAAGTAGTACCAGCATTGCAAGATGCATTTGCTTAA
- a CDS encoding PA4780 family RIO1-like protein kinase codes for MKTPQRIQPLINDGLIDEVISQLMSGKEATVYMVRSGTNIRCAKVYKEAIKRSFKKAAQYQEGRKSRNSRRSRAMEKGSSYGREQQEQAWQTAEVDALYKCDEAGVRVPTPYGCFEGVLLMELITDAQGDVAPRLNDVILTEAQACRDHATMMNYITRMLCAGIVHGDLSEFNVLLDAQGPVIIDLPQAIDASANNNAKAMHARDVNNMTRYYSQFAPQLKHTQYAKEMWHLYEKGDLLPETELTGLFAEDTHSADVDSILDEIQAAYEEEQARRERINDAIDQ; via the coding sequence ATGAAAACTCCCCAACGAATACAACCACTCATTAACGATGGTTTAATTGATGAAGTCATCAGCCAGTTAATGAGTGGTAAAGAAGCAACAGTTTATATGGTCCGCAGTGGTACGAATATCCGCTGCGCGAAAGTCTATAAAGAAGCCATTAAACGCAGCTTTAAAAAAGCCGCGCAATATCAAGAAGGCCGTAAGTCTCGTAACAGCCGCCGTAGCAGAGCTATGGAAAAAGGTTCAAGCTATGGACGTGAGCAACAAGAGCAGGCCTGGCAAACCGCTGAAGTCGATGCATTATACAAATGCGATGAAGCAGGCGTCAGAGTGCCGACACCTTATGGCTGCTTTGAGGGTGTGTTATTGATGGAGCTAATCACTGATGCTCAAGGTGATGTCGCCCCACGTTTAAATGATGTCATTCTTACTGAAGCGCAGGCTTGTCGCGATCATGCCACCATGATGAACTACATCACCCGTATGCTTTGTGCAGGCATTGTCCATGGTGACTTATCCGAATTTAATGTATTGCTAGATGCACAAGGCCCAGTGATTATCGACCTACCACAAGCGATTGACGCTTCAGCCAATAACAATGCCAAAGCAATGCACGCCCGTGATGTAAACAACATGACACGTTACTATTCGCAATTTGCTCCGCAGTTAAAACATACTCAATACGCCAAGGAAATGTGGCACCTATACGAAAAAGGTGACTTATTACCTGAAACAGAGCTGACAGGTCTATTTGCAGAAGACACCCACAGCGCTGACGTTGACTCAATATTAGATGAAATCCAAGCGGCATATGAAGAAGAGCAAGCACGCCGTGAACGAATAAACGATGCTATTGATCAATAA
- a CDS encoding EAL domain-containing protein, whose amino-acid sequence MLLVLIPYLIQGYSSLSRLKHLNVDKIKIDRSFLNDADTDPKSVGIYQNIVALAQRLDIDVVAEGVETLE is encoded by the coding sequence TTGCTTTTAGTATTAATACCTTACTTAATTCAAGGTTATTCATCGTTGAGTCGCCTTAAGCATTTAAATGTCGATAAAATTAAAATCGATCGATCATTTTTAAATGACGCAGATACAGATCCTAAAAGTGTTGGCATTTATCAAAATATTGTGGCGTTAGCCCAAAGGTTGGATATTGATGTGGTTGCTGAAGGAGTTGAAACGCTTGAATAA
- a CDS encoding DUF3012 domain-containing protein: protein MLLKKLLATSVVCIFALGITACSPEVGSEAWCKKMEDKPKGDWSANEAADYTKHCVF, encoded by the coding sequence ATGTTATTAAAAAAATTATTAGCCACATCAGTCGTTTGCATATTTGCATTAGGTATTACCGCTTGCTCCCCTGAAGTAGGTAGTGAAGCCTGGTGTAAAAAAATGGAAGACAAGCCAAAAGGTGATTGGTCAGCCAATGAAGCCGCTGATTATACCAAGCACTGTGTGTTTTAA
- a CDS encoding STAS/SEC14 domain-containing protein, translated as MLCQISDITKGVISLFVSGRISAEDYRIRLQPAIESYRKDWGKVCLYIEADVLLEGWEFGSLAGSGEVQFPQFDALVFVGGPDWVGNSVRLLGPFMQGEIAWFPLLEKHDAISWIIKHSQQ; from the coding sequence ATGCTTTGCCAAATTTCCGATATCACCAAAGGGGTTATAAGTCTGTTTGTGAGTGGCCGTATTTCTGCAGAAGATTACCGCATCCGTTTGCAGCCAGCGATTGAATCTTACCGTAAAGATTGGGGGAAAGTGTGTTTATACATTGAGGCCGATGTGTTACTTGAAGGGTGGGAATTCGGTTCATTGGCGGGGAGTGGTGAAGTACAATTTCCTCAATTTGATGCACTCGTGTTTGTGGGTGGCCCTGATTGGGTGGGAAATTCGGTCAGATTACTGGGCCCCTTTATGCAGGGTGAAATAGCATGGTTTCCATTATTAGAAAAACATGATGCAATTAGTTGGATTATTAAGCACTCACAGCAATAA
- the arfB gene encoding alternative ribosome rescue aminoacyl-tRNA hydrolase ArfB, whose protein sequence is MIKISHSVSIEDKEIEWQFVRSSGAGGQHINKVSTAAQLIFDIHQSSLPDFYKQKLLVKADHRITQSGKIIIKCQQSRSQDFNRQQALEQFIELVKSVTIVAKKRIATKATKASQRRRVDAKTKRGATKALRQGKPSFD, encoded by the coding sequence ATGATTAAAATTTCTCACAGCGTCAGTATCGAAGATAAAGAAATTGAGTGGCAATTTGTTCGCTCAAGTGGTGCCGGTGGACAACACATTAATAAAGTGTCGACTGCGGCTCAGTTAATTTTCGATATCCATCAATCATCTTTGCCTGATTTTTATAAACAAAAATTGTTAGTGAAGGCTGATCATCGTATTACCCAAAGCGGTAAAATCATCATTAAATGTCAGCAATCACGTAGTCAAGATTTTAATCGCCAGCAAGCACTGGAACAATTTATAGAGCTGGTCAAAAGCGTCACCATTGTGGCCAAAAAACGGATTGCAACAAAAGCAACCAAAGCGAGCCAACGTCGCCGCGTTGACGCCAAAACGAAACGTGGAGCCACCAAAGCACTGCGTCAAGGTAAGCCTAGCTTTGACTAA